One Mesoaciditoga lauensis cd-1655R = DSM 25116 DNA segment encodes these proteins:
- a CDS encoding HepT-like ribonuclease domain-containing protein, translating into MKRTYEMFFEDIYTSIEKIKKYISGMSFSEFIHDDKTIDAVIRNLEILGEASKNIPENLRREHSNIPWKRMIGLRNIIAHEYFGIDYQILWQIVKKDLPKLEPLIRESLNKLSKEN; encoded by the coding sequence ATGAAAAGAACGTACGAAATGTTTTTTGAAGATATCTATACTTCTATAGAAAAGATCAAGAAATACATAAGCGGGATGTCATTTTCTGAATTTATTCATGATGATAAAACCATTGACGCTGTTATTAGGAATCTTGAGATATTGGGGGAAGCTTCTAAGAACATTCCAGAAAACCTACGGCGAGAACATTCAAATATTCCCTGGAAACGTATGATTGGATTGAGAAACATCATAGCCCATGAATATTTTGGAATCGACTACCAAATATTATGGCAAATTGTGAAAAAGGATTTGCCAAAGTTAGAGCCTTTGATAAGAGAGAGCTTAAACAAGTTATCTAAAGAAAATTAA
- a CDS encoding type II toxin-antitoxin system HicB family antitoxin codes for MREVPDEIIFLVEESQDGGYKARALGYSIFTQGETFDEIKKNIKDAVHCHFEEKDKPLLIRLHFVKDEIITV; via the coding sequence ATGAGAGAAGTACCTGATGAAATAATTTTCTTGGTGGAAGAATCGCAGGATGGTGGCTATAAAGCCCGAGCATTGGGATATTCCATATTCACGCAAGGGGAAACCTTTGACGAAATTAAAAAGAACATCAAGGATGCTGTGCATTGCCATTTTGAAGAAAAAGACAAACCACTTCTGATAAGGTTGCACTTTGTCAAAGACGAGATAATAACGGTATGA
- a CDS encoding type II toxin-antitoxin system HicA family toxin yields MKIPRYMSGEKLAKLLSKYGYHITRQTGSHMRLTAEKNGGHHITIPKNKPLKIGTLSAYIE; encoded by the coding sequence ATGAAAATACCAAGATATATGAGCGGTGAAAAGCTGGCGAAACTCCTTTCAAAGTACGGCTACCATATAACGAGACAAACCGGAAGCCACATGCGCCTTACGGCTGAGAAAAATGGTGGTCATCATATCACTATTCCAAAAAACAAGCCGCTTAAAATTGGAACTTTGAGTGCTTATATTGAATGA
- a CDS encoding nucleotidyltransferase family protein, whose amino-acid sequence MGIKSLEEIKKILRDHEKMLSERFKVKSIMIFGSYARNEQKEGSDVDIIVDFSEPIGLEFIDLKEYLEEILRMKVDLVTPRAIREKMRKSILKEAVNIK is encoded by the coding sequence ATGGGTATAAAATCACTTGAAGAAATTAAAAAAATTCTGAGAGATCATGAAAAAATGCTGAGCGAAAGATTCAAAGTCAAAAGCATTATGATATTCGGCTCTTATGCTAGAAACGAGCAAAAAGAAGGCAGCGATGTGGATATTATCGTTGATTTCTCCGAACCGATAGGGCTGGAATTCATAGACTTAAAAGAGTATCTAGAAGAAATTCTAAGAATGAAAGTGGATCTTGTAACTCCACGTGCGATAAGAGAAAAAATGAGAAAGTCTATCTTAAAAGAAGCTGTAAATATAAAATGA
- a CDS encoding type II toxin-antitoxin system Phd/YefM family antitoxin, giving the protein MKTVNVRDVRNRFNDVLKSKEDVVVLKRGIPVALIKPFSKKDLVKYYLEKAQEASKEIGLTEEKGLSILEEVREELKNEDRY; this is encoded by the coding sequence ATGAAAACTGTAAACGTGAGAGACGTTCGAAACAGATTCAACGACGTTCTAAAAAGCAAAGAGGACGTTGTAGTTTTAAAAAGAGGAATTCCAGTGGCGCTCATAAAGCCTTTCAGCAAAAAGGATTTGGTAAAGTATTACCTTGAAAAAGCGCAAGAGGCTTCAAAAGAAATTGGATTGACTGAAGAAAAGGGATTGTCCATTTTAGAGGAAGTCAGAGAAGAATTGAAAAATGAAGATCGTTATTGA